One region of Dysidea avara chromosome 1, odDysAvar1.4, whole genome shotgun sequence genomic DNA includes:
- the LOC136237957 gene encoding uncharacterized protein isoform X1, producing MGSPSGKSQQEVSNFVLKYVKNEVGLEGDDSIKEQFFELRSQVETMRSIMKAGFHDLEKKILDVVKSASNSTVPEVDTQSHGTELPTGTGYKDPSFMSSSSMYGGTNYRHGITSDYSEKDLSASYSQPPMKIRRTPFPTFEPSYNEQLHPEEPISFQPSSMTATNEIDYNRL from the exons ATGGGTTCACCCAGTGGCAAATCTCAGCAAGAGGTCAGCAATTTTGTACTGAAATATGTTAAAAAT GAAGTTGGTCTTGAAGGTGATGACTCCATTAAGGAACAGTTCTTTGAG TTAAGATCACAAGTAGAGACAATGAGAAGTATAATGAAAGCCGGTTTTCATGATTTGGAGAAAAAGATACTAGATGTTGTAAAAAGTGCATCCAACTCCACCGTGCCAGAAGTTGATACACAAAGCCACG GGACCGAACTACCCACAGGTACTGGTTATAAAGATCCTTCCTTCATGTCATCCAGCAGCATGTATGGTGGAACCAACTACAGGCATGGAATTACTTCTGATTATAGTGAAAAAGACTTGAGTGCTAGCTACAGCCAACCTCCAATGAAAATTAGAAGGACACCATTTCCCACATTTGAACCATCATACAATGAGCAGCTACACCCTGAAGAGCCAATTTCCTTCCAACCGTCATCTATGACTGCCACCAATGAAATTGATTACAACAG GTTGTGA
- the LOC136237957 gene encoding uncharacterized protein isoform X2 — protein sequence MGSPSGKSQQEEVGLEGDDSIKEQFFELRSQVETMRSIMKAGFHDLEKKILDVVKSASNSTVPEVDTQSHGTELPTGTGYKDPSFMSSSSMYGGTNYRHGITSDYSEKDLSASYSQPPMKIRRTPFPTFEPSYNEQLHPEEPISFQPSSMTATNEIDYNRF from the exons ATGGGTTCACCCAGTGGCAAATCTCAGCAAGAG GAAGTTGGTCTTGAAGGTGATGACTCCATTAAGGAACAGTTCTTTGAG TTAAGATCACAAGTAGAGACAATGAGAAGTATAATGAAAGCCGGTTTTCATGATTTGGAGAAAAAGATACTAGATGTTGTAAAAAGTGCATCCAACTCCACCGTGCCAGAAGTTGATACACAAAGCCACG GGACCGAACTACCCACAGGTACTGGTTATAAAGATCCTTCCTTCATGTCATCCAGCAGCATGTATGGTGGAACCAACTACAGGCATGGAATTACTTCTGATTATAGTGAAAAAGACTTGAGTGCTAGCTACAGCCAACCTCCAATGAAAATTAGAAGGACACCATTTCCCACATTTGAACCATCATACAATGAGCAGCTACACCCTGAAGAGCCAATTTCCTTCCAACCGTCATCTATGACTGCCACCAATGAAATTGATTACAACAGGTTTTAG